ATATTGGTTGCTATATCGGACATTATTCATGACTCTCGAGTATATGATTTTCATGATAATCATTCACAGAATTTATCTGAAGCAGAATTATATTATAAAAAATTAGATGATTTCGATAACAAGTTAAAAATTGGAAGTTATTATTTTAATAAATATCATTTTGAAGCATTAATCAGATCATATATCGATGAGGCCAAACTGGGAAGAATGAAGTTAAGCTTTAAAGAACTTTTACGATTGATTGCAGAAGGAAAAATGAGCAATTATGGCAACAAAATAACTGAATATTATAATTTGATGGTTTCTAATGAATTTCTTCCTAATACCCCAACTCTAATGAATGCGGGTGCCCGATTGGGACAACTATCTGCCTGTTTTGTTCTTGATATGCCCGATGATATGTATTCTATTATGAAATCATCCACTGATGCGGCAATGATTTTTAAATCTGGAGGAGGTGTTGGAATAAATTATTCTGACTTAAGACCGGAAGGGGATATAGTTGCATCTACTAGTGGTGTTGCATCTGGACCAACTTCTTTTATGCAAATTATAGATTCAATTACAGACGTAGTTAAACAAGGCGGAAAAAGACGTGGTGCAAACATGGGTATTTTAGAATCTTGGCATCCCGATATTGAAAAATTCATTACAATGAAAACTAAACCAGGGATGTATGAAAATTTTAACGTAAGTGTAGGGATCTGGTCGGATTTTTGGAAATCATTAGTAAATAAAGAAGATCATAAATATTCTCTTAAAAATCCAAGAACCAAGGTTAATGTGAAAAATATCGATTCTCATCAATTAATGGAGCTAATAGCTTTGAGTGCATGGAAAAGTGCTGAACCTGGTGTCATATTTTTTGATAATATAAATAAATACAATCCCTGTATGAATGCCAAAGGGGGACCACTTAGAGCAACTAATCCATGTGGTGAACAGTCCTTGTATCCATGCGAGTCCTGTAATCTCGGCTCTATTAATTTATCCAAATTTGTAAAACGAAAAGCAGATGGAATGTATGAATTTGATTGGCCAAAATATGAACAATCCATTAGAACTGCTACACGATTTTTGGATAATATTATTGACGTCAATAAATATCCTGTAGAGGAAATTGATATCAATACAAAACTAACCAGGCGGATAGGATTAGGGATTATGGGCATAGCAGACTTGTTATTTATGTTACAGATCCCCTATGATTCAAAGGAAGGATATGAATTCATGAGTAAACTGGCTGAAACTTTGTCGTATTTTAGTATGGATGAAAGTGTCGTCATTTCAAAATCTCGGGGTGCTTTCCCGTTATTTGATCAGACTGAGTATAAAAATGGAGATATTCCACTGTCAGGTTATCATGAGATCCCTAAGGATTCACATTATTATGATTGGGACTCTTTAATAGAAAAAATTAAAAACAATGGGATCAGAAATTCATGGACCACTACTATTGCACCTACTGGTACTTTATCAATGATTTCGGATGTATCTAATGGTGTTGAGCCTGTTTTTGCTTTGGTATTTGAAAAACGTGTTACTGTTGGCAGGTTTTTTTATACTAACAAGATTTTTGAGAATGTATTGAAGGAACATGGATTATACACTGATGAAATTTTGATAAAAATTGCAAATAATTACGGATCCGTTCGTGGCATAAATGAAATACCTGAATGGATACAAAAGCTGTTTGTTACGGCCATAGATATTCATTGGACCGATCATATAATGGCTCAAGCTGTGTGGCAAAAATGGATCAGTAACGCGATTGCAAAAACAATCAATATGCCTGGAGATGTTACGGTTGAGGATGTAAAGTGTGCATATCTACTTGCCCATGAATTTGGATTAAAAGGGGTAACTATTTATAGAGATGGTTCTAGGAATGAACAAGTTTTACACATCACTGGTAATGATCGTGAAAAAAGATTCCAAGTTAAACCAAGTATGTATTTGCATGATTATATTCTAGCAAACATACATGAACCTTACGTTCTTGATCAGGTAAATCCAATTTTTAAGGATTATGAGTCAAGTGATCAATATGCAGTAACAACTAATACATTCGATAACCAACTAGAACCTAATAGTTTTGAATCTAACACTGTATCAATTAATGCCAAACCTGACTCATACGCTCTTACTAGAACAGAGAATGATAAAGAAGCATGCCCAGTTTGTAAAAATTACTTAATTATTACGGAAGGTTGTAACATGTGTATTGAATGTGGATTTAGTAGCTGTGGCTCTGGATGATTTTTTATCCTTGCTGTCTACTGAATGATGGCATATTTTAACAAGTATTAATTACATGGTTATTCATGATTAAAAATAGATTTTTCAATCGCAATATAGTGTCCATCCGTGATTTCAATATAGATGATTTTACCTTTCTCTTTGGTATTACTGATAAAATAAGAACTTTGAAATCAAGAGAGCGTGGGGAAATCGCAAAAGGCTTAATTCTCGGATATATTTTTTATGAATATAGTACTAGAACCCGGTTAAGTTTCGAATCTGCTATGTCCTCCATTGGAGGCAGATCTTTGGGAATATCGGATGTGGATTCTTCATCTATCATGAAAGGTGAAAGTTATGCTGATACCATTAAGACCATCTCATTATACTCAGATATTATATTGATACGTCATCCTTCTGATGGTTCTAGTAGATATGCTTGTGAAATATCAGAAAAACCTGTGATAAATGGGGGTAGCGGAAGCGAAGAACATCCTACTCAAGCTATGTTAGACATTTACACCATATTCAAAGAAAAAAAAAGAATCGATGGTTTATCTATTGGAATAATAGGGGATCTAAAGTATGGCCGTACGGTATATTCTCTAATCTATGCCCTGTCTAATTATAAAGTCGAAATTCATCTTGTTTCGCCGTCTATACTACGAGTTCGAAGTGAATCGATATACGATGTCTCCACGAAGGTAAAAATGTATCATCATATTGAATTATCTGATGACTTGTTAGACAAATTAGACGTTATATATGTAACACGTATTCAAAGAGAACGATTTCCGGATCTTCAAGAATATAAAAAAATTCAAGGATTGTATACTATTGATGAAAATATCTTGAAAAAGTCAAAACCTGATGTTTCTATTTTACATCCATTACCTAGAGTTGATGAAATATCTCCATCAATTGATAATACAGTAAATGCTCTTTATTTTAAACAAGCTGCTTACGGAAAAGAGTTAAGGGCAGCCTTATTGTCCGCATTACTGCATGAAGAACCCTTCTGATCTAAAAAAGTTGCCCCTAGCTAAATTAATTTAGGATGATGATACTTTGTGTATTATTTATCGAGTTTAATGACACACAAGTCAAATGTTCCATTTACTGTTAATATTAATGCGTTTTACACATGAGGTGAGCTTTAACTTTCTCACACTTTACAAAATCAAACTTACATTAATCTTTAATAATTGGACTAAAACTTTACAAACTGATCAATTTTTAAGAGAACATTTTCCTGATCATGAGAAACATTATATCGTTTCCTACCGAGTAATCTCTTTCAAAAACACCCTTGAATCTAACTTGGAAAATTCTTGTAAATTAATATTTGCACCATCTTTCATCATGCTTCTTAAATATTTTCCGGCTTCTTCTGATTCCCACCAATTTTCCCCGTATAATTCTTCAATTTTTTTTTCCAACTCTGCAGCTCTTACAGCAGCTAATAAATAACTAGGTACATACATTATTGATTCTGGCATTATGTGGTGAAGCATCCAGTACTGCCCAGGCATTTCAATATTTGTATATTTTTTCATCATCGATGAGTAAATTTTATTAGTATTTTCGATGGACCGTTTATTCATCCAAAAATCCATTTTTGTTAAAGAGTTTGCAGCATAGAAAGTCACGAAAAATAATTCCATAAAATTATTTAGTTCAATTATTTTATCCAGCTTTCCTTTATTTGATATCTTTAATTGTTTTTCCAAATATTTCTTATTTCTCGTTAGTCTTTCCAAAAAGATTGAGAAGATTTCGTTAATTCCCATTGGAATATGGTATTTTTTTTCATATTCTAAACTAGGATCAATCGAGGTTGCATGCATCGCGTGTCCTGATTCATGAAAACATCCTTGAAAATCAAAATATGGACTTTCCTCTCTATAAAGAATTCTTATATCTGAAGGAATGTGTATAAAAAAGCAGATGGGAGATGGATATTTATTTTTTCTATCCTCTGAATCAAAAGATATTTTTTTTACATTCATTCTTAAATCCCTTAGAGTCTTGATAACAGTTGAAATAGGATTTGCTTTAGCAAATTCGTCTGAGATATCTTTAAAAACTCTGTTCCTAAAATAGTAAAAATCATCATAATATTCTGGATTTCTATCAAAAATTTTGTTAGATAGAGCAACTAGTCTTTCGTTAAATAGTTTGCTTGTTAAATTTGCTAGATTCTCTACAAATTCTTTTAACTTATTATACGATACCCCTTCACTTTCTAAATATCCATGCAGAGGATTCATTCCTCCATCATATTCGTAAATATTCCTAATCTTGTTGAATCTCTTTTCTATAACTGGTTTTATCAATTCTGTTTTCTCAATAAAACAATCAAAAACATTCTTTCTATAATTATGATTTGTTTCTATCGCGTTAAATTGTCTCCAGTTGCTCCAGTTTACATAGTTATCTTCAATCCTGTACCTCTTGTCTACTAATTTCTTATTTCTGATCTCATGTAATTCACGCTCTAATCTTTTAGTTTTATCTTCTGCGAGACTTTCTATGGATGACAAAAACAATTCTCTAGGGGTATCAAAAGATTTCAAAAATAACCGACAACCTTGAATCTTCAATTTTGATATCTCTTGAATTATGGCGGGATTATACTTTAGACCCGCAAATTGGTAATATGTTTCCTCATTTTGAATTATGTGAGCGTTTTCTAATATGTTCCTTATATTATCTATTTTCATGAATTGATTGTAAAAATTAGATTAGAGTGATCTTATTTATATTTGCATTCTTAGTCCATCTCATATATTTCAAGATAAGTTTCCTGGATGACCTTTTGATGTTCTGGGAATGGTGTCTGACCCAAATAACTAGTTCCATATAATGGGCCTCTATTGTATACCAATAAATAGAATTTATCTTATATAAGATAAATGAATGCAAATGCATGATGAACAGTCTAGTTGTAGTGGCATGATTCTGATATCTACCT
This Candidatus Nitrosocosmicus oleophilus DNA region includes the following protein-coding sequences:
- a CDS encoding adenosylcobalamin-dependent ribonucleoside-diphosphate reductase gives rise to the protein MAETDLHDSKNKTIVHIKKRNSTIVDFEQSKISNAIYKALVAAGKPDHKLAELLASKLVNKIIKNGYLESIHKDHVLSVEDVQDMVESILIEEGLAETAKAYILYRHERRKLREMKMKILNKKDLDEVDKTLDVNSLRVLSSRYLLRDNSGEIIEGPKQLFERVAILVAISDIIHDSRVYDFHDNHSQNLSEAELYYKKLDDFDNKLKIGSYYFNKYHFEALIRSYIDEAKLGRMKLSFKELLRLIAEGKMSNYGNKITEYYNLMVSNEFLPNTPTLMNAGARLGQLSACFVLDMPDDMYSIMKSSTDAAMIFKSGGGVGINYSDLRPEGDIVASTSGVASGPTSFMQIIDSITDVVKQGGKRRGANMGILESWHPDIEKFITMKTKPGMYENFNVSVGIWSDFWKSLVNKEDHKYSLKNPRTKVNVKNIDSHQLMELIALSAWKSAEPGVIFFDNINKYNPCMNAKGGPLRATNPCGEQSLYPCESCNLGSINLSKFVKRKADGMYEFDWPKYEQSIRTATRFLDNIIDVNKYPVEEIDINTKLTRRIGLGIMGIADLLFMLQIPYDSKEGYEFMSKLAETLSYFSMDESVVISKSRGAFPLFDQTEYKNGDIPLSGYHEIPKDSHYYDWDSLIEKIKNNGIRNSWTTTIAPTGTLSMISDVSNGVEPVFALVFEKRVTVGRFFYTNKIFENVLKEHGLYTDEILIKIANNYGSVRGINEIPEWIQKLFVTAIDIHWTDHIMAQAVWQKWISNAIAKTINMPGDVTVEDVKCAYLLAHEFGLKGVTIYRDGSRNEQVLHITGNDREKRFQVKPSMYLHDYILANIHEPYVLDQVNPIFKDYESSDQYAVTTNTFDNQLEPNSFESNTVSINAKPDSYALTRTENDKEACPVCKNYLIITEGCNMCIECGFSSCGSG
- the pyrB gene encoding aspartate carbamoyltransferase; translation: MIKNRFFNRNIVSIRDFNIDDFTFLFGITDKIRTLKSRERGEIAKGLILGYIFYEYSTRTRLSFESAMSSIGGRSLGISDVDSSSIMKGESYADTIKTISLYSDIILIRHPSDGSSRYACEISEKPVINGGSGSEEHPTQAMLDIYTIFKEKKRIDGLSIGIIGDLKYGRTVYSLIYALSNYKVEIHLVSPSILRVRSESIYDVSTKVKMYHHIELSDDLLDKLDVIYVTRIQRERFPDLQEYKKIQGLYTIDENILKKSKPDVSILHPLPRVDEISPSIDNTVNALYFKQAAYGKELRAALLSALLHEEPF
- a CDS encoding M3 family metallopeptidase, which produces MKIDNIRNILENAHIIQNEETYYQFAGLKYNPAIIQEISKLKIQGCRLFLKSFDTPRELFLSSIESLAEDKTKRLERELHEIRNKKLVDKRYRIEDNYVNWSNWRQFNAIETNHNYRKNVFDCFIEKTELIKPVIEKRFNKIRNIYEYDGGMNPLHGYLESEGVSYNKLKEFVENLANLTSKLFNERLVALSNKIFDRNPEYYDDFYYFRNRVFKDISDEFAKANPISTVIKTLRDLRMNVKKISFDSEDRKNKYPSPICFFIHIPSDIRILYREESPYFDFQGCFHESGHAMHATSIDPSLEYEKKYHIPMGINEIFSIFLERLTRNKKYLEKQLKISNKGKLDKIIELNNFMELFFVTFYAANSLTKMDFWMNKRSIENTNKIYSSMMKKYTNIEMPGQYWMLHHIMPESIMYVPSYLLAAVRAAELEKKIEELYGENWWESEEAGKYLRSMMKDGANINLQEFSKLDSRVFLKEITR